One genomic window of Halobellus limi includes the following:
- a CDS encoding DUF5827 family protein — protein sequence MPRPKDAFETLYPYRLYDPDEVLDPELMYTVPEIARLLQGLDPDVELDADTEERVVAWTIPWLMVHADELVINDPVGDEPGYFGVEAADDEAETIPDDADT from the coding sequence ATGCCCCGACCGAAGGACGCGTTCGAGACGCTGTACCCCTACCGGTTGTACGACCCCGACGAGGTTCTCGACCCAGAGCTGATGTACACCGTTCCGGAGATCGCGCGGCTCCTCCAGGGCCTCGACCCCGACGTTGAACTCGACGCCGACACCGAAGAGCGGGTCGTTGCCTGGACGATCCCCTGGTTGATGGTGCACGCCGACGAGCTGGTGATCAACGATCCGGTCGGGGACGAACCCGGCTACTTCGGGGTCGAGGCCGCGGACGACGAGGCCGAAACGATCCCTGACGACGCAGATACGTAG